One window of Alteromonas sp. LMIT006 genomic DNA carries:
- the dapE gene encoding succinyl-diaminopimelate desuccinylase, translating into MSKSPVITLCQALIQQPSVTPDDANCQPMMAERLKPIGFNIETMQFHDTTNMWARRGTTGPVFCFAGHTDVVPTGPESQWSHPPFDAHIEDGMIWGRGAADMKGSLAAMVVATERFIADYPNHKGSIAYLITSDEEGPFINGTTKVIDTLEARNEKIDYCIVGEPSSTSHVGDVVKYGRRGSLTGDLTIIGKQGHVAYPHLAENPIHAVAPALAELANTVWDEGNAAFPPTSFQVSNMNAGTGAGNVVPGRATLCFNFRFCTEQTFASLIERTLAILDKHNLKYEIDWTYNGQPFLTETGTLVDATVSAIELVTGKAPELSTAGGTSDGRFIAPTGAQVVELGPINATIHQIDERVSCADLELLTDMYYQILKHCLGQ; encoded by the coding sequence ATGAGTAAATCTCCTGTCATCACACTGTGTCAAGCCCTTATCCAACAACCTTCAGTCACGCCAGATGATGCCAATTGCCAACCGATGATGGCTGAGCGGCTTAAGCCGATTGGCTTTAATATCGAAACCATGCAATTTCATGACACAACGAATATGTGGGCAAGAAGGGGCACAACTGGCCCTGTCTTTTGTTTTGCTGGACATACCGATGTAGTCCCAACGGGACCAGAATCACAATGGAGTCATCCTCCATTTGACGCACACATCGAAGATGGCATGATTTGGGGAAGAGGTGCAGCTGATATGAAAGGTTCTCTGGCGGCAATGGTCGTTGCCACTGAAAGATTCATAGCCGATTACCCGAATCACAAAGGCTCTATTGCCTACTTAATTACCTCAGATGAAGAAGGGCCTTTTATCAACGGGACAACTAAGGTAATTGATACATTAGAGGCACGTAATGAGAAAATTGACTATTGCATTGTCGGTGAACCCTCAAGCACATCTCATGTTGGTGATGTGGTTAAGTATGGTCGCCGTGGCTCCTTAACGGGTGACTTAACCATCATTGGTAAGCAAGGTCATGTAGCTTACCCTCATCTCGCAGAAAATCCTATTCATGCGGTTGCACCTGCATTAGCAGAATTGGCGAATACCGTTTGGGATGAAGGTAATGCGGCATTTCCACCTACGAGCTTTCAAGTTTCAAACATGAATGCCGGTACAGGTGCTGGAAACGTGGTTCCTGGGCGTGCAACCTTGTGTTTTAATTTTCGATTCTGCACAGAACAAACCTTTGCTTCATTAATTGAACGAACGTTGGCTATATTAGATAAGCATAATCTTAAATATGAGATTGACTGGACCTATAATGGACAGCCTTTTTTAACTGAAACGGGTACTTTGGTTGATGCAACGGTATCAGCTATTGAGTTAGTTACCGGAAAAGCACCTGAACTTTCTACGGCAGGTGGAACTTCTGACGGACGTTTTATTGCTCCCACAGGCGCTCAAGTTGTTGAATTAGGACCAATTAATGCCACAATTCATCAAATAGATGAGCGTGTTAGTTGTGCTGATTTAGAGCTGCTGACGGATATGTATTATCAAATACTGAAACATTGTTTGGGTCAATAA
- a CDS encoding M15 family metallopeptidase — protein sequence MLLDEQILGLEDSHLTDLSTLNALGVSGGFALIKEAGEAFVSMQKAANKDGIDCQIYSGFRSFKAQSSIWQRKWYGERPTLNDKEEAIDINILSDVDKMYAILRFSALPGASRHHWGTDIDVYDAKQVNNKNQRLALVPSEYQPDGICGELNAWMEANAEKFDFIRPYAHDYGGIGVEPWHYSFAPMAQKIIRNFPLASLNQQLMQSNLPGTQVILNNLDIVYNRYILNNSLGDSI from the coding sequence ATGTTACTTGACGAACAAATCCTGGGTTTAGAAGACAGTCATTTAACGGATTTGTCCACACTCAATGCATTGGGTGTTTCCGGAGGTTTTGCCCTGATTAAAGAGGCTGGAGAAGCTTTTGTAAGCATGCAAAAGGCCGCAAATAAGGATGGTATAGACTGCCAAATTTATTCTGGTTTTCGAAGCTTTAAAGCGCAATCTTCGATTTGGCAGCGCAAGTGGTATGGTGAAAGACCTACGCTGAACGACAAGGAAGAAGCAATCGATATAAATATCTTAAGTGACGTTGATAAAATGTATGCGATATTGCGTTTTTCAGCTTTGCCTGGTGCCTCGAGACATCATTGGGGGACGGATATTGACGTGTATGACGCAAAGCAGGTAAATAACAAAAACCAGCGTCTTGCACTAGTACCAAGTGAATATCAGCCCGATGGGATTTGTGGTGAGTTAAACGCGTGGATGGAAGCAAATGCTGAAAAATTTGATTTCATTCGTCCCTATGCTCATGACTATGGTGGTATTGGTGTAGAGCCATGGCACTACAGTTTTGCCCCTATGGCACAAAAAATAATTAGAAATTTCCCTCTAGCTTCACTTAATCAGCAATTAATGCAAAGTAATTTACCAGGCACACAAGTCATTTTGAATAACCTGGATATTGTGTATAACCGATATATACTTAACAACTCTCTTGGTGATTCAATATGA
- a CDS encoding DUF2897 family protein — protein MSTTVIVIIVLVVFGLIISNLLLLKDSKRMDLPQSYKDRKEAEARHLKEQEDNKQE, from the coding sequence ATGAGCACAACAGTTATTGTGATTATTGTCTTAGTCGTGTTTGGCTTAATCATTTCAAATTTATTATTGTTAAAAGATTCAAAACGAATGGATCTACCGCAATCATACAAAGACCGAAAAGAAGCGGAAGCCAGACATCTCAAAGAACAAGAAGACAATAAGCAAGAATAA
- a CDS encoding HIT domain-containing protein produces the protein MKNRFALDTRLQNDTDFVIDLQLCTVRLMNDAQYPWLILVPQVADVSELHHLTETQQSLLNQDSNLTSVVLTEVFNPETLNIAALGNIVRQLHIHHVARYSDDPAWPGPIWGKQPVIQYDSKVKLKLINTLQEAFARLA, from the coding sequence ATGAAAAATAGATTTGCGCTCGACACTCGCTTACAAAACGATACTGACTTTGTCATTGACTTGCAACTTTGTACTGTGCGTTTGATGAATGATGCACAATACCCTTGGCTAATTTTGGTGCCTCAAGTTGCAGATGTTAGTGAATTACACCACCTAACAGAAACACAACAAAGCTTATTGAATCAGGATTCAAATCTGACTTCAGTAGTATTAACAGAAGTTTTCAACCCTGAAACATTAAATATCGCAGCACTAGGTAATATTGTTCGACAACTTCACATTCATCATGTGGCAAGATATTCAGATGATCCTGCTTGGCCTGGTCCAATATGGGGCAAACAGCCTGTCATTCAATACGACAGTAAGGTTAAGTTGAAACTCATAAACACACTCCAAGAGGCGTTTGCTAGGTTGGCTTAA
- the astE gene encoding succinylglutamate desuccinylase, whose translation MQSFLDRSRFSPEQIQPHQTILSNGTRVSVIDAGIIEFAPANYQPSEVRHVVLSCGVHGNETAPIEMCSDLVEGILNQSIIPQVKVQFQFANLPAMNIGERFVDLNMNRLFDGAHHHYEPGPETRRAAQLECCTRTFFAECGHRDLKFHYDLHTAIRDAKYPRFAVYPYIHGKPYSRQQINWLASAGIQAILLSHNPTTTYSYYTSKHCDAHAFTVELGKVRTFGHNNRADFASSFEFLKHLLIDNQFNPECDDSPIVFDIAQTVRRETEDFELHFADDTPNFTAFDQGYNLATAYSQSGKKEYPVLAKKEAIVFPNADVAIGQRALLTVVEVDLHDLELI comes from the coding sequence ATGCAATCATTTTTAGACCGCTCTCGTTTTTCGCCGGAGCAAATACAGCCTCATCAAACTATACTCTCCAATGGCACTCGTGTATCTGTGATTGATGCAGGGATAATTGAATTTGCACCAGCTAATTATCAACCAAGTGAAGTGCGTCATGTAGTGTTAAGCTGCGGGGTGCACGGCAATGAAACGGCCCCGATTGAAATGTGTTCGGACTTAGTCGAAGGAATATTAAACCAATCGATTATTCCACAAGTAAAAGTGCAATTTCAGTTTGCTAATCTTCCGGCGATGAATATCGGTGAACGCTTTGTTGATCTCAATATGAATCGCTTGTTCGATGGCGCTCATCACCATTATGAACCCGGTCCAGAAACCCGTCGAGCTGCTCAGCTAGAGTGCTGTACTCGAACTTTTTTTGCCGAGTGTGGCCATCGAGATCTAAAATTTCATTACGACTTACATACTGCTATAAGAGACGCCAAATACCCTAGATTTGCGGTATACCCTTATATACATGGCAAGCCCTATAGTCGACAACAAATCAATTGGTTGGCGAGTGCAGGTATTCAAGCAATACTGCTATCACACAACCCAACGACCACTTATTCTTACTATACGAGTAAACATTGTGATGCACATGCGTTCACTGTGGAACTAGGCAAGGTGAGGACATTTGGGCACAATAATCGTGCTGATTTTGCATCGAGTTTCGAGTTCCTCAAGCACTTATTAATCGATAATCAATTCAATCCCGAGTGTGATGATTCACCGATTGTGTTTGATATTGCCCAAACGGTGCGCAGAGAAACCGAGGATTTTGAGTTGCATTTTGCTGATGATACCCCAAATTTTACTGCATTTGACCAAGGATATAATTTAGCAACAGCCTATTCTCAATCAGGCAAAAAAGAATATCCTGTTTTAGCAAAAAAAGAAGCCATTGTTTTTCCTAATGCGGATGTGGCTATCGGGCAACGCGCTTTATTGACGGTTGTCGAGGTTGATTTACATGATTTGGAACTGATATGA
- a CDS encoding glycogen/starch/alpha-glucan phosphorylase, with translation MSGTSITKQTFKDAVVRHLHSTLGTDENKADNHAWWKATSAAMQELVLEGLRKTQKTHYLNDTRAVHYLSAEFLMGRLLSNNMHNFEVFDAADEALHELGVSLTDILEEEPDMALGNGGLGRLAACFLDSLATQDLPAIGYGIHYEHGLFRQEIRDNQQIERPDSWRDYGNPWEICRPESIQEIPLYGYVETKYNSDGGIQKEWHPGMIVKGVPWDVPVVGYGGKTVNVLRLWQSEASDYFNWDVFNAGGYVDAQRENVQAETISKVLYPNDETEAGKELRLIQQYFFCACSLKDIIRRYKRAHGDDWSRFVEQVVIQLNDTHPAIAIPELMRILVDRAELDWDTAWGISSQVFAYTNHTLLPEALEKWPVRMIEKILPRHIEIIYEINHRFLAEVEKVWPGDNAMKAKLSIIEEADEKMVRMGNLSVIGSFKVNGVAQIHSKLVKANLFPEFEQMSPGKLTNVTNGITPRRWLKACNPRLSKLIDKKIGKNWPLDLDKLTGLAEFADDPKFQKAFMKVKQENKADLAKEILKLTGIKVDTKAIFDIQIKRLHEYKRQHLNLLHILALYRRLLENPSYDMHPRVFIFGAKAAPGYKLAKDIIYAINAVAEKINNDPRVNHKLKVVFLPNYRVSQAEKMIPAADVSEQISTAGKEASGTGNMKLSLNGALTIGTLDGANIEIAEEVGDDNIFIFGLTVEEVQAIKAKGYNPYDYYYANAELKAVIDWLDTDYFTPGKPGALSNIKHSLLDGGDPYLCLADYESYANAHEDLDKAYRDQTNWARMAILNTAHMGKFTSDRSIRDYVNNIWRLTPCEVKD, from the coding sequence ATGAGCGGTACATCAATCACCAAACAAACATTTAAAGACGCAGTGGTGCGTCATCTTCATTCGACCTTGGGGACGGATGAAAATAAAGCCGATAATCACGCTTGGTGGAAAGCGACTTCTGCTGCAATGCAGGAACTCGTATTGGAAGGGTTGCGTAAAACCCAAAAAACCCATTATCTCAATGACACTCGCGCGGTACATTATCTTTCGGCTGAGTTCTTGATGGGACGTCTGCTGTCAAACAATATGCACAATTTTGAAGTGTTCGATGCAGCTGATGAGGCTTTGCATGAGCTAGGCGTTTCACTGACTGATATTTTGGAAGAAGAGCCAGATATGGCTCTTGGTAACGGTGGCTTAGGCCGACTTGCCGCCTGCTTTTTGGATTCTTTAGCCACGCAGGACTTACCGGCAATTGGTTATGGTATTCACTACGAACATGGCTTATTTCGTCAAGAAATTCGTGATAATCAGCAAATTGAGCGTCCAGATAGTTGGCGTGACTACGGCAATCCATGGGAGATTTGCCGACCAGAATCCATCCAAGAAATTCCGCTTTATGGTTATGTTGAGACCAAATACAACAGCGATGGTGGTATTCAAAAAGAATGGCATCCAGGTATGATTGTAAAAGGGGTACCATGGGATGTACCAGTGGTGGGTTACGGTGGTAAAACGGTCAACGTTTTGCGTTTATGGCAGTCAGAGGCGTCTGATTATTTTAACTGGGACGTGTTTAATGCCGGCGGTTATGTCGATGCGCAACGCGAAAATGTTCAAGCTGAAACGATCTCAAAAGTCCTCTATCCCAATGATGAAACCGAAGCGGGTAAAGAACTGCGCCTCATCCAACAGTATTTTTTCTGTGCTTGTTCATTAAAAGACATTATACGTCGTTACAAGCGCGCACATGGTGATGATTGGTCGCGTTTTGTTGAGCAAGTTGTGATCCAACTCAATGACACCCATCCAGCAATTGCTATCCCAGAGCTGATGCGCATTTTAGTTGATCGCGCTGAGCTTGATTGGGACACGGCTTGGGGTATTTCTAGCCAAGTCTTTGCTTACACGAATCACACGTTATTGCCCGAAGCGCTAGAAAAATGGCCTGTGCGTATGATTGAAAAAATCTTACCACGGCATATTGAGATTATCTATGAAATCAATCATCGCTTCTTAGCTGAGGTGGAAAAAGTATGGCCAGGTGACAATGCCATGAAGGCTAAGCTGTCCATCATCGAAGAAGCAGATGAAAAAATGGTTCGCATGGGTAATCTTTCAGTTATTGGTTCATTCAAAGTCAATGGTGTGGCGCAAATTCACTCTAAATTAGTCAAAGCGAACTTATTCCCTGAGTTTGAACAGATGTCTCCTGGAAAGTTAACCAATGTGACCAATGGGATTACTCCGCGTCGTTGGTTAAAAGCTTGTAATCCACGCCTATCCAAACTGATTGACAAAAAGATTGGTAAAAATTGGCCGTTGGATCTGGATAAATTAACCGGTCTTGCCGAGTTTGCAGACGATCCCAAATTTCAAAAAGCCTTCATGAAAGTGAAGCAAGAAAATAAAGCGGATTTAGCCAAAGAAATTTTGAAGTTAACCGGGATAAAAGTCGATACAAAGGCTATTTTTGATATTCAGATCAAGCGCTTGCACGAATACAAGCGTCAACATTTGAACTTGCTACACATTTTAGCTTTATATCGACGCCTGCTCGAAAACCCGAGCTACGATATGCATCCTCGAGTCTTTATCTTTGGTGCTAAAGCAGCCCCAGGTTATAAGCTTGCCAAAGACATCATATACGCAATCAATGCCGTTGCTGAAAAGATTAACAACGATCCTCGTGTCAATCACAAGCTAAAAGTGGTGTTTTTACCAAACTATCGTGTTTCTCAAGCCGAAAAAATGATCCCAGCGGCGGATGTGTCTGAGCAAATTTCAACGGCAGGTAAAGAGGCTTCTGGTACTGGTAATATGAAGTTATCACTTAATGGCGCACTGACGATTGGTACTTTGGATGGCGCTAATATTGAAATCGCTGAAGAAGTTGGTGATGATAATATCTTTATCTTTGGTTTAACCGTTGAGGAAGTGCAAGCTATCAAAGCGAAAGGCTATAATCCTTACGATTATTATTATGCCAACGCCGAGCTGAAAGCGGTCATTGACTGGTTGGATACGGATTACTTTACGCCAGGTAAACCCGGTGCGTTGAGCAATATTAAGCACAGCTTGTTAGACGGTGGCGACCCCTATCTGTGTTTAGCCGATTATGAAAGTTATGCTAACGCGCACGAAGATTTGGATAAAGCTTACCGAGATCAAACAAATTGGGCTCGTATGGCGATTTTGAATACGGCACACATGGGTAAGTTTACCTCAGACCGCTCCATTCGCGATTATGTCAATAACATCTGGCGTTTAACCCCATGCGAGGTTAAAGATTAA